A single Brassica rapa cultivar Chiifu-401-42 chromosome A04, CAAS_Brap_v3.01, whole genome shotgun sequence DNA region contains:
- the LOC103863617 gene encoding phosphoinositide phospholipase C 7, translating into MSNQTYRFGFFRRKYHHAASVAPPEVKILFENYSEKGVMSVDHLLRFLTDVQKQDKATREEAQAIVNASSSLLHRNCLHLDNFFKYLFGVDNSPIASHEVHQDMDDPLSHYFIFTGHNSYLTGNQLSSDCSEVPIIEALQKGVKVIELDLWPNSDEDGIDVVHGRTLTSPVELIKCLRAIKAHAFDVSDYPVVVTLEDHLTPQLQAKVAEMLTETFGDMLFAPPPGECLKELPSPEFLKKRILISTKPPKEYKESKHEHVVNKGNNTSDGGDKNVSEGGEDEDEDEDDEVDQVTKSAAPEYKHLIAIQAGKPKGGMTECLKVDPDKVRRLSLSEEQLEDASEKYGTQIVRFTQQNVLRIYPKGTRIMSSNYDPLVGWSHGAQMVAFNMQGQGKSLWIMRGMFRANGGCGYVKKPDILLNNNAIFDPQASLPVKTTLRVTIYMGEGWYDDFPRTHFDSYSPPDFYARVGIAGVPVDTVMKKTKTLEDDWIPSWEEVFEFPLTVPQLALLRIEVLDYDMSEKDDFGGQTCLPVSELRQGIRAVPLHNEDGVKCRSVKLLVRFEFV; encoded by the exons ATGTCGAACCAGACGTACAGATTCGGCTTCTTCCGTCGGAAGTATCATCACGCAGCATCGGTGGCACCACCTGAGGTCAAGATCCTTTTCGAGAATTACTCCGAGAAAGGGGTCATGTCTGTCGATCATCTCCTTAGGTTTCTAACAGATGTTCAGAAACAAGATAAAGCGACGAGAGAGGAAGCTCAAGCGATCGTCAATGCCTCATCCTCTCTTCTTCATCGCAATTGTCTCCACCTTGATAATTTCTTTAAATATCTTTTCGGTGTTGACAACTCTCCTATCGCTTCTCATGAG gtGCATCAAGACATGGATGATCCATTGtcacattattttatattcacgGGGCATAATTCGTATTTAACGGGTAATCAGCTGAGTAGTGACTGCAGTGAAGTACCAATAATAGAAGCATTGCAAAAAGGTGTCAAGGTCATTGAATTGGATCTTTGGCCAAACTCTGATGAAGACGGTATCGATGTTGTTCATGGAAG GACTCTCACGTCACCTGTGGAGCTGATCAAATGTCTTAGAGCTATTAAAGCGCACGCCTTTGATGTATCTGATTATCCCGTTGTTGTAACTCTAGAAGACCATCTTACTCCACAACTCCAGGCTAAAGTTGCTGAG ATGCTTACTGAAACATTCGGAGACATGTTGTTTGCTCCTCCTCCGGGAGAATGCTTAAAGGAACTCCCATCGCCCGAGTTTTTGAAAAAACGTATTCTCATTTCGACCAAACCTCCCAAAGAGTATAAGGAATCAAAACATGAGCATGTTGTGAACAAAGGTAACAACACTTCAGATGGTGGTGACAAG AATGTTTCAGAAGGAGGTGAGGATGAAGATGAGGACGAGGATGATGAAGTAGACCAGGTTACGAAGAGTGCAGCACCGGAATACAAGCATCTGATTGCAATCCAAGCTGGGAAACCGAAAGGCGGAATGACTGAATGTTTGAAAGTGGATCCTGATAAAGTACGACGGCTTAGCTTGAGTGAAGAACAACTTGAAGATGCATCAGAAAAATATGGCACACAGATTGTGAG GTTTACTCAGCAGAATGTGCTTCGGATTTACCCAAAAGGAACTAGAATTATGTCATCAAACTACGACCCTCTGGTTGGTTGGAGCCATGGTGCTCAAATGGTGGCTTTCAATATGCAG GGACAAGGAAAATCATTGTGGATAATGCGAGGAATGTTTAGAGCCAACGGAGGATGTGGCTACGTCAAGAAACCCGATATTCTGCTTAACAACAACGCTATATTTGACCCTCAAGCTTCATTACCTGTAAAAACAACACTAAGG GTAACTATATACATGGGAGAAGGATGGTACGATGATTTTCCACGCACACACTTCGATAGTTATTCCCCACCTGATTTCTATGCCAGG GTCGGAATTGCTGGAGTTCCCGTGGATACTGTAATGAAGAAGACGAAAACCTTAGAAGATGATTGGATACCATCTTGGGAGGAGGTTTTTGAGTTTCCGTTAACAGTTCCACAGCTTGCACTTCTGCGTATAGAAGTACTTGACTATGACATGTCGGAGAAAGATGATTTTGGAGGTCAAACTTGCTTGCCAGTTTCGGAACTGAGGCAAGGAATACGTGCCGTTCCTCTGCATAACGAGGATGGGGTCAAGTGTAGATCCGTGAAGCTTCTTGTGCGGTTCGAGTTTGTGTAA
- the LOC103863618 gene encoding small EDRK-rich factor 2 → MTRGSQRERDRERAAARAGGKGKNADDGLTPEQRRERDGKALQEKAAKKAAQAAAAAGSGGGAGGKGTAKK, encoded by the exons ATGACTC GTGGAAGTCAGAGAGAGCGTGACCGTGAAAGAGCCGCGGCTCGTGCTGGAGGAAAAGGAAAGAATGCTGACGACGGATTGACGCCGGAGCAACGCCGTGAAAG AGATGGAAAAGCATTGCAAGAGAAAGCAGCAAAGAAGGCTGCTCAAGCTGCAGCTGCTGCAGGTTCTGGTGGAGGAGCAGGAGGCAAAGGAACTGCTAAGAAGTGA